Proteins from a genomic interval of Pseudodesulfovibrio nedwellii:
- a CDS encoding NAD(P)/FAD-dependent oxidoreductase, with amino-acid sequence MAQKETPKGAILQRDKKTYAIVPRTPVGLVTPDVLEALARVGRKFEIPIMKITSGQRIALVGLEEEQVDAVWEDLKMDIGPAVGLCVHYVQACPGTEVCKLGIRDSLGLGLELEEMFVGKELPAKLKVGVSGCPMCCAESYVRDVGLIGKPKGWTMVVGGNASGRPRIADVLAEELTRQEAVELVKRFLDYYRDNAGKRSRSARLLKKVGIDEVKKAIL; translated from the coding sequence ATGGCTCAGAAAGAGACACCCAAGGGCGCGATACTTCAGCGTGACAAGAAAACTTATGCCATCGTTCCCAGAACGCCTGTAGGGTTGGTCACGCCGGATGTCCTTGAAGCCCTCGCCCGGGTCGGTCGGAAATTTGAAATTCCGATTATGAAAATTACATCGGGTCAGCGGATTGCTCTTGTCGGTCTCGAAGAAGAGCAAGTGGATGCCGTTTGGGAAGACCTCAAGATGGACATCGGTCCAGCAGTGGGGTTGTGCGTGCATTATGTGCAGGCGTGCCCCGGCACTGAAGTTTGCAAGCTCGGTATTCGTGATTCATTGGGACTTGGCTTGGAACTCGAAGAGATGTTTGTGGGTAAGGAATTGCCTGCAAAACTTAAAGTTGGCGTGTCCGGCTGTCCCATGTGTTGCGCTGAAAGTTATGTGCGTGATGTAGGCCTTATTGGAAAACCGAAAGGGTGGACTATGGTCGTTGGTGGTAATGCTTCGGGCAGGCCGCGCATTGCGGATGTACTGGCAGAAGAACTAACTCGACAGGAAGCAGTCGAGTTGGTGAAACGTTTTCTTGATTATTATCGTGACAATGCCGGGAAACGCAGTCGTTCTGCGCGTTTGTTGAAAAAAGTCGGTATTGACGAAGTCAAGAAAGCCATATTATAG
- a CDS encoding ATP-binding protein: MLSTRKMITIDEELCNGCGECVPSCEEGALAIVDGKARLVKEIYCDGLGACLGDCPTGALKVEVREAEDFNPKAVTEHLKAQGREVPDHMPSPESLRLDKPAGSPKPMGGCPGAAMHTMSPCERANIPMASPAGGSALSHWPVQLRLVPPNAPFLKGADLLLTADCVPVAMPSYHSEYVAGRVVVLGCPKFDNQMEYVEKLADILTENDLKSITVLEMEVPCCSSMSVILREAVKRAGKKVDTVRLTVGRNGNVLETVPLEF; the protein is encoded by the coding sequence ATGTTGAGCACGAGAAAAATGATCACTATTGATGAGGAACTGTGCAACGGTTGTGGCGAATGTGTCCCGTCCTGTGAAGAGGGCGCGCTGGCTATCGTTGATGGTAAGGCACGATTGGTTAAGGAAATCTATTGCGACGGATTGGGTGCGTGTTTGGGCGATTGTCCAACCGGTGCGCTCAAAGTTGAAGTGCGTGAGGCTGAAGATTTCAACCCTAAAGCTGTAACGGAACATCTGAAGGCACAAGGGCGAGAAGTGCCGGATCACATGCCTTCCCCGGAAAGTTTGCGTCTGGATAAGCCTGCCGGTTCTCCCAAGCCCATGGGCGGTTGTCCTGGTGCTGCTATGCATACCATGTCTCCCTGTGAACGGGCCAACATTCCCATGGCGTCGCCTGCCGGTGGTTCTGCATTGTCTCATTGGCCAGTACAGTTGCGGCTTGTTCCGCCGAATGCACCGTTTCTCAAAGGCGCAGATCTGCTTTTGACGGCAGATTGTGTCCCTGTAGCCATGCCATCTTATCATAGTGAATATGTCGCCGGACGTGTTGTGGTTTTGGGTTGCCCCAAGTTTGACAATCAAATGGAATATGTAGAAAAGCTGGCCGATATTTTGACCGAGAATGATTTGAAATCCATCACAGTTTTGGAAATGGAAGTGCCATGTTGTTCCTCCATGTCAGTGATTTTGCGTGAAGCCGTGAAGCGCGCCGGAAAAAAGGTCGATACTGTTCGACTGACAGTCGGTAGAAATGGTAACGTTCTGGAAACTGTTCCTTTGGAATTTTAG
- a CDS encoding 4Fe-4S binding protein, protein MKKFFWIIPLLALLLLAAHSLRQGDFGLMASFVILAGLLFTRQAWVRWGVVAALLWGGFIWADATVDFVSFRQAFDLPWKRLTAIMAGVIVFDGFALMAMLSQRAKDYFFVAHDKSAARTAIFILTILGLALARTKVPFPVLLADRYLPGWGWAEIFALGVYAQWIGGRMMQPRGHRTLRPRIWGLFSVLFFLQLSLGLMGMEQMLMTGNLHLPVPALILGGPVFRGGGFFMLILFSVTIFLVGPAWCSHLCYIGAWDDTMSRLGSRPAPSGILRRLSIVGRGTTLLLTIATAWILRSMGMPGTSAVLFAVFFGLVGVGIMAFVSRKAGMMTHCITFCPMGLIANIMGKISPWRIRINSDCTKCGACYTRCRYNALDESRMELGRPALSCTLCGDCVSACVHKHIGYSFPGLSGENARTLFIVLVVTLHAIFLGVARM, encoded by the coding sequence GTGAAAAAGTTTTTTTGGATCATACCTTTGCTTGCCTTACTTTTGCTGGCAGCCCATTCGCTTAGACAAGGCGATTTTGGCTTAATGGCTTCTTTTGTCATTCTGGCCGGACTCCTGTTTACCCGACAGGCGTGGGTGCGCTGGGGTGTCGTTGCAGCTCTTTTGTGGGGTGGATTTATTTGGGCGGACGCCACCGTGGATTTTGTTAGTTTTCGACAGGCGTTTGATCTGCCATGGAAGCGACTGACTGCTATAATGGCGGGTGTTATTGTATTTGATGGCTTTGCCCTGATGGCCATGCTGAGTCAGCGAGCCAAGGATTACTTTTTTGTTGCTCACGACAAGTCTGCGGCGCGTACTGCAATATTTATTTTGACGATTTTGGGACTGGCTTTGGCTCGAACCAAGGTTCCTTTTCCTGTCTTGTTGGCTGACCGGTACCTGCCAGGGTGGGGGTGGGCAGAAATTTTTGCGTTGGGTGTATACGCTCAATGGATTGGTGGGCGCATGATGCAACCTCGTGGGCACCGTACGCTTCGTCCTCGCATATGGGGATTGTTCTCGGTATTGTTTTTTTTGCAATTGAGTTTGGGATTGATGGGCATGGAACAAATGCTCATGACCGGCAATCTCCATTTGCCGGTTCCTGCCTTGATCCTTGGAGGGCCTGTCTTCAGAGGCGGTGGGTTCTTCATGCTCATCCTGTTCTCCGTCACTATATTTTTGGTCGGTCCGGCGTGGTGCAGTCATCTTTGCTATATTGGTGCATGGGATGACACCATGAGCCGCCTTGGTTCGCGTCCTGCGCCCAGTGGGATCCTGAGGCGTCTGAGTATTGTTGGACGTGGTACAACCTTGCTTCTGACAATTGCTACAGCGTGGATTTTGAGGTCCATGGGGATGCCTGGTACTTCGGCCGTCTTATTCGCAGTCTTTTTTGGTCTGGTCGGTGTGGGGATAATGGCATTTGTTTCGCGGAAGGCTGGTATGATGACCCATTGCATCACGTTTTGCCCCATGGGTCTGATTGCAAATATCATGGGTAAGATTTCACCTTGGCGCATTCGTATTAATTCCGATTGCACCAAGTGCGGTGCCTGTTACACGAGATGTCGCTACAATGCGCTGGATGAAAGTAGGATGGAATTGGGGCGTCCGGCTCTTTCCTGTACTCTTTGCGGCGATTGCGTGTCCGCTTGTGTGCACAAGCATATAGGATATAGTTTTCCGGGATTGTCCGGTGAGAATGCCAGAACACTGTTTATAGTTCTGGTTGTCACCCTACACGCCATCTTTCTTGGCGTGGCAAGAATGTAA
- a CDS encoding cupin domain-containing protein, with product MKKTELFNEHGFKDLTFSNFLVHESEFMKVINFNFRAGQQLPVHSHELEGELTLTILEGEGEFLAADGATMPARTGDILVSEIAEPHGVRATTDMRVLVTIAPPI from the coding sequence ATGAAGAAGACTGAATTATTCAATGAGCATGGTTTCAAGGACTTGACGTTTTCCAACTTCTTGGTGCACGAATCAGAGTTCATGAAGGTGATCAATTTCAACTTTCGGGCCGGGCAGCAACTTCCTGTGCATTCCCATGAACTGGAAGGAGAATTGACCCTGACCATTCTTGAAGGTGAAGGTGAATTCCTGGCTGCGGATGGTGCGACCATGCCAGCTCGTACCGGTGATATATTGGTGTCGGAAATTGCAGAACCTCACGGCGTGAGGGCCACGACTGATATGCGTGTCCTCGTAACCATAGCTCCCCCTATTTAA
- a CDS encoding nitrite reductase, with product MRAVKPRGDGSFTVVPQMSQGQVAARQLAAIQSVVEEYGLPGIRVTAGQRVMIDGVSADILREVVEKVGPVGDVFRHKVQSCLGTTGCRLAMQDSMGLAARMEEFLKDYSLPTKLKSSVSGCSMCCAESLIRDIGLIGRKTGWTVSFGGNGGKRVRQGDVLAQDVTEIEAFEIIGKALDFYAENAKVKERTARFAERVGVDAIKKAIFGE from the coding sequence ATGCGAGCCGTCAAGCCCCGAGGTGACGGCTCGTTTACTGTGGTGCCTCAGATGAGCCAGGGGCAGGTAGCAGCCAGGCAACTCGCCGCCATTCAGAGCGTTGTGGAAGAATACGGTTTGCCCGGAATTCGTGTCACGGCAGGGCAGCGTGTCATGATCGATGGTGTATCCGCTGATATTCTTCGGGAAGTGGTGGAAAAAGTAGGGCCTGTCGGAGATGTTTTTAGACATAAGGTCCAATCCTGCTTGGGAACGACCGGCTGTAGGCTTGCCATGCAGGATTCCATGGGATTGGCAGCAAGGATGGAGGAATTTTTGAAGGATTACTCTTTGCCTACCAAACTCAAGTCCAGTGTTTCCGGCTGTTCAATGTGCTGCGCGGAGTCCTTGATTCGCGATATCGGATTGATCGGGCGCAAGACTGGCTGGACTGTTTCTTTTGGTGGAAATGGAGGGAAACGTGTTCGTCAAGGAGATGTCCTTGCGCAGGATGTCACCGAAATTGAAGCCTTTGAAATAATCGGAAAGGCGCTTGATTTTTATGCGGAAAACGCCAAGGTTAAAGAACGCACTGCGCGATTTGCAGAGCGTGTTGGTGTGGACGCTATCAAGAAAGCAATCTTTGGCGAATAA
- a CDS encoding Crp/Fnr family transcriptional regulator — protein sequence MDKLAAVKGIAFFEGLPEEKFTKLADIAVIKKFKKGETLFLGDVPAHGFFAPVIGRVKIFRTSPAGKEQILHIFGPGEAVGEVPVFQGGTFPANGQALEKLETLFFPRKDFERIIREDPDLAMKMMAMLSQRLRILVNKIDDLSLKETPARVASYLLLLRSSQDSATFKLDLPKGQIAHYLGTIQETLSRIFKRFAEDKIIEVSGKDITILDETALQDIADQGR from the coding sequence ATGGATAAACTTGCAGCAGTCAAAGGTATAGCCTTCTTCGAAGGACTCCCCGAAGAAAAATTCACTAAGCTTGCAGATATTGCCGTTATAAAAAAGTTCAAGAAAGGAGAGACGTTGTTCCTTGGCGATGTGCCAGCCCACGGATTCTTTGCGCCAGTCATTGGCAGAGTAAAGATTTTCAGAACATCCCCGGCTGGTAAGGAACAGATACTTCACATTTTTGGCCCTGGTGAAGCGGTGGGCGAGGTGCCGGTATTTCAAGGAGGCACATTCCCAGCGAATGGTCAGGCTTTAGAAAAACTGGAAACCCTTTTTTTCCCGCGCAAAGACTTTGAACGCATTATCCGAGAGGACCCGGATTTGGCCATGAAAATGATGGCCATGCTTTCTCAACGTCTCCGTATTCTGGTCAACAAGATTGATGACCTAAGCCTCAAAGAGACACCTGCACGCGTCGCGTCGTATCTTCTCCTGCTGCGTTCTTCACAGGATTCAGCGACCTTCAAACTTGATCTTCCCAAAGGTCAAATCGCGCACTACCTTGGCACAATACAGGAAACATTATCCCGCATTTTCAAGCGCTTTGCAGAAGATAAAATTATCGAAGTCAGCGGCAAGGACATTACCATTCTGGATGAAACCGCCCTTCAGGATATCGCGGATCAAGGCCGATAA